The window GATTCAGCAAGCGATTGCTGAAGACTACTCGCAGTACAATGTCCTGCGCGATGCAGTCGCCGAACTCGAGAGCCGTGAAGAACGGACCCCCGCTTCGAAGGTTCGCCTTGGAGCCTGCTACTTCCTGCTCGGCCGTTATCGCTTGGCCGTCGAAACGCTGAGCAACGCCGATGGTGGCGCTGCCGCCTACTTCTATCTCGGCAAGAGCCAGTTCGCCCTCGGCAACTATGCCGACGCGATCAAGGCTTATGACAAAGCCAAGACCGCCGGTTACAACACCGACGACTGTGCGCTGGCTTCGGCTGAAGCCTATCGCTATCAAAAGAATCCGCAGAAGGCCCTCGATACACTCGACCATCTGTCGGGTGCTGTCGAACAGACCGCCGAATATCTGTATCAGCGTGGTGCGACGGTTTCGGCCATGTGCGGAAACCCGGTCGAAGTCTGCCGCTTGTTCGAACGAGCTGTCGAAGCCGACGGCCGTCACCCTGGTGCACTGTTCGGTCTGGCTGCCGAAAACGATCGCCGCGGCAACGACGAAACGGCCCTCGGTTTGTATCAGCGGGCTGTCTCGGTTTTCCCGCCGAGCATGGGCGCTCTGCTGAACCTCGGCATTCTGTATGAAGACCGGGCTCAGTACGATCGCGCTCAAATGTGCTACCAGCGCGTGCTCGACGCGTATCCCGATCATCAGCGGGCCCGGTTGTATTTGAAGGATGCTTCGGCTTCGGGCAACGTGATGCTCGACGAAGAAGCCCAACGCCGCCAGGACCGTTTGGCCGCCATACTGAATGTGCCGGTCACCGATTTCGAACTGTCGGTCCGCAGCCGCAACTGCCTGCAAAAGATGGGCATCCGCACGCTGGGCGATCTCACTCGCACCTCGGAAGCGGAATTGCTCGCCAGCAAGAACTTCGGCGAAACCTCGCTCGTCGAGATTCGCGACATGCTGCACAGCAAGGGTCTCGAACTCGGCCAATTTGCCGCCGAGAAGGCCGCTCCCGAGCCGGCCATGGACACTTCGAACATGTCCCCCGACGAAGCCGCTCTGCTCGAACGGCCGATCTCGGAACTCAACCTGTCGGTGCGTGCCCGCAAGTGCATGGCCCGCCTTGGTCTGACCTTGATCGCCGAACTCGTCCGCAAGACGGCCGACGATCTGCTGGAATGCAAGAACTTCGGCGTGACCAGCTTGAACGAAGTCCGTGAAAAGCTGACGGCGATGAACCTCAAGCTCCGCGGAGACTAGTCCTTTTTCGCCCGCGATTTAGTTAAAACACGGAGGACGGATCATTCGATCCGTCCTCTTTTTTTGCTAGCCGCGGATTCCTGCCATGCAACCTGCGACGCTCTTGCCGAACGAACAGTCTGCTTGTTCGTTGCTCGTGTGTTCCGACGATCGGCCCCTCGCTCGCGGCGTGAGTGTGCGGCGCGGTTTGCTCGCTGAAGGTCGGCTGACGTCGGTGCACATCGGCCGCATCCAGCAGGAGCTGCGCGAGGTGCCCAAAGGCTTGCTGCGGCTAGCGCCCGACAATCCATTTCTCACTGCCGAGCAGATCGGCAAACTCGATCCGCGCGGCATCGTGCTGGCAGAGACGCGGCTGGGGCCCGACGATGTGCTGATCAGCGTAGTGAGAGTGCATCACGACACGCAGGCCGTGCCAGGGCTGCAGGCCGTGGCCGATGAATCGGTTCGCACACCGGCGAGTTGGAGCGGCGCTGTCGTCGCCAGTGTCGAGCACCGCACACGCAAGCAGCTCGGCCGCGGCGCTCCGCCCGGAGTGCTGGAGCTTGTCGAAGTGCAGTTGCGACTCGAGCAGCCCCTTGCCGGTGGCGACCGGCTGTTTGTGCGTGACGCGAATGCGGGCGAGCAGCTGCTCGGAATCGTCGCTGAGTTTCTTCCTGACGAGCAGATGCCCCGCGACGGTGAGCGAGTCGCCGACCTGGTGATTTCGTCGCAGCAGATGCCACACCTTGGACCGGGCATCCAGGAGTTGAATGTCGGCAAGGACAACGACGTCGCGGCGTTTCAGACATTCGCTTCGGCAGGTTCTGAACGTTCGTTGATTTCCCGGCAACCGTTTGCCGATCGGGAGGCTGACGGAATCAAAACTCCTCATCCGCGGCAGCCGGCGGTGCTCACGGTTGGTCACATTGGCTGGTTGCGCGAGCGCGGCTTGAATGCTCTCGCCGCGGAATTTGTTGCCACGAAGTCCGACGATCTCAACGTTCAGCTTGCGCAGCGCAAGCCGAATTTCGAACTAGCCGCGCTCCCCGCACCGTCGACGCCGGCATCTCTCTATGTGCTGGCCAGTGAGCTGTGGGCGCTGGGGTTCGTCCCCGAGTTTTCGAGCGGAGAGCCTACGTCGCTGACGATACGCCCCGCGTCGCGCGCGGAACTGCTGGCCCGTTCGTCGGGCGAAATCAACAAGCCAGAGACGATCCATTATCGGAGCCTAAAGCCCGAGCGCCATGGCATTATGTGCCCGCTGGTTTACGGCGAAGATTGGGAGCTTCATCGCTTTGCTCATTTCGAGCTGGGCTGCGGCGTGATTCCGTATTGGTGGCGCATCGGCAAGCCGTCGCTGCTGGAAGAACTGCTGCAGATCAAAGCCCGGCAACTCGAAAAGCTTGTCGATTACCAACTCCACATTCGGAAAACGGCCGACGGGTATGAATGGCGAGAGTTCAAGGACCAGGAATCGATCAGCGAGGATTGGTTGACGGGTGCGCCAGCCGTTGTCGAATTGCTGAGCGCGATTCCACCCGAGCGTTTGCCCGCCGGTTTGCGCGGCCAGCCGCAAAACATCGTGCAGGATGTAGTTCTGCTGCCGCCAGTTTGGACCAGGCCGCTGGTGCAACTCGACGATGGGAACTTTGCGACCTCGGATCTGAACGACCATTACCGCCGCATCGTCAATCGCGCAAATCGGTTACGCAAGCTCGTCGACCTCAAAGCGCCACCAGTCATCATTCGCAACGAACGGCGAGAATTGCAGGAAGGAATCGACGCGCTGCAGGCCAATCAGATGTTGCCGCGCAGAAGGGCGATCATGGGAGACGGCAACCGGCCGTTGGTCGACGTCGCCACCATGTGCGTTGGCAGTCTGCTGATGGACTCGAAGAAAGTCGATTGGAGCGGCCAGGCTCGCGGCGTGATTGATTCGTCGCTGAGTGATGAATCGGTCGAGGTCCCTCAATCGATTTTCACAGCGCTCGGCTTGCGAGCTGATGAGCCGGTACTGCTGACCACTGCAGCCGGGCCTGCCTTCTATGCTGCGCGACCCCACGCCGGTGAAGGGCACGTCATTCGCTTGTCGCCGCTGGCTTGGGAGAGACTCGCCGCTCGCGCGACGGATGATGGGCTGATCCAAGTTCATCGCCCCTTGAGGGCAGCGGCGCGCCAGGAAGCATCGCAGCTAAATCTCGCCGAACCCAAGAAGACCTTCGCCATCGATCCGTTGTTCCAAGTTGCGGATGCCGCCGCCGGTCTGGCTGAACTCGCACGCGCCGCGATCCAGCAACGAACCATCGCTTTCGATAGTGCTGCGGGAGTGCTGCTGGCCGGCGTTGGGCCAGTCGAATTCTTGGTGGAATCGCTAGCCGGGCCGCCGCCGAAACCGCCGACGCAGGCAGTTCCCATTCCGCCACCGCGGGACGTGCGCGAAGTGACTCCTGAAGCGATCGATCAGGCGATTCAATCGCTCCGGCGACCGGTCTGGTTGATCAAAACTACGGAGACGAACGAAAATCTACCTCCGCAGGCCGGCGCATTGGTGGGCGACCCTGTTTGCCGCCCGACATGCCTTGGCCTACGAATGGTGACGAGCCGTTGCAGTTCCTGGCGCAATTGCCGCTCGATTGCCTCGGGAGCTTTCCGCCTGGTTCGCTTCTCACCCTCTTTCGCACCGATCGGTTGGCCTCCGAAGGGCGCGACAACGGCAGCCATTGTGTATTCATCTTGCGGGGCGACAACCTTGCCGAGCGCGAACCTCCTGCGCCCGATATGGACTTTGCACAGTCGGCAATCGTGCTCGAAGAAAGTAGCGAGATTCCCGATTGGCCAATTGTGGTCGAGGCTTTGAAATACGAATTCGAGAAGACCGACGTCAAGCCATTCCAAAAATTCCGACGCGAAGAATTCCCCAAGTACGCTACGGCGCCCAACGTGAGCCGACTCGGCGGCTGGCCCGGCTGGACTCAGTCTCCCGAAGCCGAAGACCCGTTGATCGCGCAGATTTCCTTCAGCGATTATCCGCCTGGCGATGGCGGTTGTTTATATGTTTGCCAGAATGGAACGGGCGGGCTCGATATGTATTTGCAATACGATTAATAGCCGTTTCGCCCTATCTTCAGACTGCTCGTGCTAGCGGTACTTATCGACAGGTTTTCCTAGCCTGTTTGGCAACGGCTGAAATTTGTAACTCGCTCGCTAGTGCCGCGTTTTCTGCAATCGATTGCAGCTGCCTTGCGCGAAGATGCGCAATCTACGCAAAGGGTAATGACAAGCCGGCAAAATTTACCTATGCTGCCCCCGCAATTTATTC is drawn from Anatilimnocola floriformis and contains these coding sequences:
- a CDS encoding DNA-directed RNA polymerase subunit alpha C-terminal domain-containing protein; the protein is MSTVVAVDFREIVLSNSSFGPREIAQIQQAIAEDYSQYNVLRDAVAELESREERTPASKVRLGACYFLLGRYRLAVETLSNADGGAAAYFYLGKSQFALGNYADAIKAYDKAKTAGYNTDDCALASAEAYRYQKNPQKALDTLDHLSGAVEQTAEYLYQRGATVSAMCGNPVEVCRLFERAVEADGRHPGALFGLAAENDRRGNDETALGLYQRAVSVFPPSMGALLNLGILYEDRAQYDRAQMCYQRVLDAYPDHQRARLYLKDASASGNVMLDEEAQRRQDRLAAILNVPVTDFELSVRSRNCLQKMGIRTLGDLTRTSEAELLASKNFGETSLVEIRDMLHSKGLELGQFAAEKAAPEPAMDTSNMSPDEAALLERPISELNLSVRARKCMARLGLTLIAELVRKTADDLLECKNFGVTSLNEVREKLTAMNLKLRGD
- a CDS encoding DUF1963 domain-containing protein; this encodes MPWPTNGDEPLQFLAQLPLDCLGSFPPGSLLTLFRTDRLASEGRDNGSHCVFILRGDNLAEREPPAPDMDFAQSAIVLEESSEIPDWPIVVEALKYEFEKTDVKPFQKFRREEFPKYATAPNVSRLGGWPGWTQSPEAEDPLIAQISFSDYPPGDGGCLYVCQNGTGGLDMYLQYD